A stretch of Cyanobacterium sp. HL-69 DNA encodes these proteins:
- a CDS encoding PBS lyase HEAT-like repeat: MDKIVQVIQDILKYTDKNNCISNSLNQGLSPLEIEQKLKDFPFKLPQEAKQLYQWHNGTNIYDDVQIFYYHYFLNIEESLNVYHSWIEENQSHDWIIYPEHLFPLLGFEGEYYAIACSSEQQETGKIWHIYHEDICVYNSLYSMLKSFLECYKKEAYKMILVDGYWETEEDQKMVAKIKLKYNPIRQTIVTELEKRGENDYFSYP, encoded by the coding sequence ATGGATAAAATAGTACAAGTAATTCAAGATATTCTTAAATATACTGACAAAAATAATTGCATCAGCAACAGCCTAAATCAAGGCTTAAGTCCATTAGAGATAGAACAAAAATTAAAGGACTTTCCTTTTAAACTACCTCAAGAAGCAAAGCAATTATATCAATGGCATAATGGCACTAATATATATGATGATGTCCAAATTTTTTACTACCATTATTTCTTAAATATAGAAGAATCATTAAACGTTTACCATAGCTGGATTGAAGAGAATCAAAGCCATGATTGGATTATTTACCCAGAGCATCTATTTCCTTTACTGGGTTTTGAAGGAGAGTATTATGCGATCGCATGTTCTTCAGAGCAACAAGAAACAGGAAAAATATGGCACATTTATCATGAAGATATTTGTGTTTATAATAGTCTTTATTCCATGTTAAAAAGTTTCTTAGAATGCTATAAAAAAGAAGCCTATAAAATGATTCTAGTTGATGGTTATTGGGAAACAGAAGAAGATCAAAAAATGGTAGCAAAAATTAAACTAAAATATAATCCCATCAGACAAACGATTGTTACAGAATTAGAAAAAAGAGGTGAAAACGACTATTTTTCTTATCCCTAA